The genomic segment CATGCCAACGCCGGGTATTTTCAATGGCGGCACCCTGACCAGCGCCGGTGGCCTGGTATTCCAGGGCGACGCGGCCGGCCGGTTCACCGCCCACGACGCCCGCAACGGTAAGGTGCTCTGGTCCTTCAATCTCGGTGTAGGCACCATCGCCCCGCCGATCACCTACACCGCCGGCGGCAAGCAATACGTCTCTGTCCTGGCCGGCTGGACCGGCCTGATCCAGGCCCTGGGCTCCCTCACCGCCCAGCATGGCTGGGTCGGCCGGGAACATCCGCGCCGCCTGCTGACCTTCGCCCTGGACGGCAAGGCCAAACTGCCCAGATCGGCGCCCCCCAAGCGGCCCGTGCCCCTGGATGATCCCGGCCTGGCCCTGGACGACACCAAGATCACCCAGGGCAGGGAAATCTATAGCGACCGTTGCGTCACCTGCCACGGACCGGCCGCAGTGGCCGGTGGCTATGCCCCGGACCTGCGGGCCTCGCCGGTGGCCCTGGCCTTGGACGCCCTCGACGGCGTGGTGCGCCAGGGGGCGCTGCTGCAACGAGGCATGCCCCAATTCTCCGAGATATCCCGGGGCGAGCTGGACGCCCTGCGCCACTATCTTCGCGCCCGGGCGCGGGAAGATCTGGGCAATAAAACCGCCACCGGCCCGGGACCATCAGTCCGCTGAAACCCCTTTATTGACGAGGACTTACGCAAATTGTGCTGGGGCCGTGAGGGGCTGCGGCGGTAAAATGCCGCCATGAACGCTCCCGCCCTTTCCGCCACCCCCAAGCCCCTCACCGCCTACCGCCCCCACTGGGCCAGGCGCTTCGGCATTGCCCCCTTCCTGCCCATGTCCCGGGCCGAGATGGAGCAACTGGGCTGGGACGCCTGCGACATCATCCTGGTCACCGGCGACGCCTACATCGACCACCCCAGCTTCGGCATGGCCCTGGTGGGCCGGCTGCTGGAGGCTCAGGGGTTCCGGGTGGGCATCATCAGCCAGCCCGACTGGCATGCGGCGGAGGACTTCCGCCGCCTGGGCAAGCCCAATCTGTTCTTCGGCATCACCGCGGGCAACATGGATTCCATGGTCAACCGCTACACCGCCGACAGGAAGCTCCGTTCCGACGACGCCTACACCGCCAACGCCGAGCCCAACAAACGCCCGGACCGGGCGGTGATCGTCTATGCCCAGCGGGCCCGGGAAGCCTTTCCCGAGGCGGCCATCGTCATCGGCAGCATCGAGGCGTCCTTGCGCCGCATCGCCCATTACGACTACTGGTCGGACAAGGTGCGGCGCTCCATCCTGCCCGACAGCAAGGCCGATCTGCTGCTGTTCGGCAACGCCGAGCGGGCCCTGGTGGAACTGGCTCACCGCCTGGCCCGGAGCGAGGCCATCGAAACCATTCGCGACCTGCGGGGCAGCGCCTTCATGGTGCCGCGGGGCTGGAAGCCCGATCCCGAATGGGAGGAGGTGGATTCCACCACCGTGGACAGCCCGGGCCGGGTGGACAAGCATCCCGATCCCTATGTCATGGACCCGGTCCAAACCGTTCCGGCCGGCGGCGACAGCATCCAGCCCATACGCCTGATGTCCGCCGCCGAGCGGGTCGCCGTTCGCAAGGCCGCCCGCAGCCACCAGGTAGTGCGCCTGCCCTCCTACGACCGGGTGGCCGAGGACCCGGTGCGCTACGCCCACGCCAGCCGCACCTTTCACCTGGAGTCCAACCCCGGCAACGCCCGTGCTTTGGTGCAGGGCCACGGCGACCGGGACCTGTGGCTCAACCCGCCGCCGATTCCGCTCACCACGGCGGAGATGGACCACGTCTACGGCCTGCCCTACGCCCGCCGGCCCCACCCGGCCTATGGCGAGGCGAAGATCCCGGCCTGGGAGATGATCCGTTTTTCCATCAACATCATGCGGGGCTGCTTCGGCGGCTGCACCTTCTGCTCCATCACCGAGCACGAGGGTCGCATCATCCAGAGCCGTTCGGAGGAATCCATCCTCCACGAGATCGAGGAAATCCGCGACAAGACGCCAGGCTTCACCGGCGTCATCTCCGACCTGGGCGGGCCCACCGCCAACATGTATCGCATGGCCTGCAAGGACAAGAAGATCGAGGAAAACTGCCGCCGCCTATCCTGCGTCTATCCTGGTATCTGCGAAAACCTGGGCACCGACCACGGCCCCCTGATCCAGCTCTATCGCAAGGCGCGCCATCTGCCCGGCGTGAAGAAGATCCTGATCGGCTCCGGCCTGCGCTACGACCTGGCGGTGCGCTCCCCGGAATACGTCAAGGAACTGGTCAGCCACCATGTGGGCGGCTATCTGAAGATCGCCCCGGAGCACACCGAGGAAGGCCCCCTGTCGAAGATGATGAAGCCGGGCATGGGCGCCTACGACAGGTTCAAGCAGATGTTCGAGAAGGCCTCCAGGGAAGCGGGCAAGGAGCAGTACCTGATCCCCTACTTCATTGCCGCCCACCCCGGCACCACCGACCAGGACATGCTGGAACTGGCCCTCTGGCTCAAGCGCAACGACTTCCGACTGGACCAGGTGCAGACCTTCCTGCCCACCCCCCTGGCCCTGGCCTCGGCCATGTGGCACACGGGCAGGAATCCCCTGAAAAAGGTAACCCGTGAATCCGAGACCGTCTCCGTGGTCAAGGGCGAGCGCCAGCGCCGCCTGCACAAGGCCTTCCTGCGCTACCACGACCCGGCCAACTGGCCCCTGCTGCGGGAAGCCCTGAAGGCCATGGGCCGGGCCGATCTGATCGGCAACGGCAAGAAACATCTGATCCCGGGCTGGCAGCCCCAGGACAAGGGCGCACCGACCAAACACACGCCACGCCCCACGACCAGCCCCAAGCCCAGGTCGGAAACCCGCCGCCGCGTCATGGGACGTTGAACCTACACATCGGCGGCTACGCTAAACTGTTTCTGCCTACAAGCAGAACAGACCCACGATGCCCCGGTCTTCGAGACTATCCCTTACCGCCCCGCTATCAGGCCGCCTGACTCCGGCCGGAGTTGCGTTGTTTTATGGGGCTTTCGCTTCGCTGTGGATCATTGTTTCAGGCTACCTGCTGACAATCGCGGTTGACGACCCAGTGCTGCAAGGACGCCTCGAGATTGCCAAGGGGCTGCTCTTCGTGGCCGCCACCAGCATGCTGGTGTATTTTCTGGCGCGCCGGCTCGGGGCACCGGCAGCCGCCCCAGACATTCGCACATTCACATCGACGCGCCCCCCTCTGGCTGCGGCGATTGGCGTTTTTCTCATCGCTGCCCTCTCCAGTGGAATACTGGTACGGCAATCGGAGCAGCAGCGCCAAATGCAGCATCGAGCACGAATTGCCAACATGGCCGGTGACCAGGCCCACGCCATACAGCGCAACATCGAGCATGCCCTGTCCGCCACCCATGCCCTGGCGGCGCTGGTGCGCCAGGGTCAGGGCCAGATTCCCGATTTCGAAAGAACCGCCAGCGAAATGCTGAAGTTCTACCCAGGTGCTGCTTCGCTGCAACTGGCGCCCAACGGCATCATTCGGCATATCGTGCCCCTGGCCGGCAACGAACAGGCCATCGGCCACAACTTGTTGCAGGACCCGGCGCGTAACAAGGAAGCCTCCCTCGCCCGAGACACTGGCGAACTCACCCTGGCCGGTCCCTTCGAACTGGTGCAGGGGGGGCTGGGAGCGGTAGGGCGACTACCGGTCTACCTGGACATCCCCAAGCCTGGGTTCTGGGGCTTTACCACCGTGCTGATCCGATTTCCCCAGGTGCTGGACGATGTCCGGCTCGCCCAGATGACGGAACAGGGCTATGCCTATGCGCTTTGGCGCATCCACCCGGATAGCGGGGAGCGCCAGATCATCGCCGCGTCCGGCAGCGCTCCGCTGGCCGACCCGGTGGACCAGTCCGTCGACCTGCCCAATGGCCGCTGGACCCTCAGCGTCGCACCACTCAAGGGCTGGCACGATCCCTATGGTGTGGCGTTCAAGTCGGCCCTGGGGCTGCTGTTCAGCCTGCTGCTGGGCTATCTGGCGAAACTGCTGGTCGAGTTGCGCATGTACAGACAGAATCTGGAAACCCTGATCGAGCAACGAACCCTGCAACTGAGCACCAGCGAACAACGCTTCCGCGACATGAGCGACGCCGCTGGCGCCTATCTATGGGAGATCGACACCAACATGGTCTATACCTACGTGTCCGATCAGTCAGCCCACGTGAAGGGCTACACGCCCGAGCAGTTACTTGGCCACACACCCATGGAATTCATGCCCCCGGAGGACATCCAGTCCGTGGGGGAGATCGTCAACCGGGCCATCGTCAACAAATCCTTCTTCCGATTGCAGCATCGGGACATCACCCCCTCGGGCGAAATCTGGTGGGAAGAAGTTTATGGTTCGGTCTATTGCGATGAGCAGGGCAAGGTGATCGGGCTGCGGGGCACGGGCATGAGCATCAACGCCCGCAAGCAGGCCGAGGAGGAGCTCTGCCGCAGCGAGCGGCGCTTCCGCGATGTCGCAGAAATTTCCGCCGACTGGATCTGGGAGGTGGATGCCGAGGGCCGTTACACCTATGTCTCGGAGGGCGTGACCAGTCTGCTCGGCTATGCTCCCCAGGAGGTTCTCGGCAGGATGCCTTTCGATTTCATGGCGCCGGACGAAGCACAAGCCATCGGCGCGGCCTTCGCCGAGATCGCCGCCGCCAAGAGTCCGTTCAGCGACCTGGAAAACATCGTCCTCAGCAAGGACGGCACACCCAATATCACTCTCACCAGCGGTGTCCCGATACTGGATTCCGCAGGCGGACTGCTGGGCTATCGGGGCATCGATCGCGATATCAGCGCACGCCGGACGGCGGAGCAACGGGTCTGGCGTCTGACCAATCTCTATGCCGCCCTGAGTGAATGCAACCAGGCCATCGTGCGCTGCAACAGCGAGATGGCGCTGTTGCCCGAGATATGTCAGGACGTGGTGAGATTCGGCGGAATGAAAATGGCATGGATCGGAATATTGAACGCGGAAACACGGGAGATCAGGCCGGTCGCCAGTTTCGGTGCTGGACTGGACTATCTGAAGGACATCAACATCACGACGGATGCCAGTGCCCCTCATGGACATGGCCCGGTTGGAACCGCGATCAGGGAAAACCGGCCAGTGTGGAACCAGGATTTCCTGGGCGACCCCCTCGCCACCCCCTGGCACAAGCGTGCCGAGCAGTTCGGCTGGGGATCCGTGGCCGCACTTCCCCTCCATCGGAACGGCAAAGTTGTCGGCTCCTTCAATCTGTATGCCGGCGAGACCAACGCCTTCGATGAAGATGCCCGAAAGCTGCTGGAGGAAATGGCGGCGGACATCAGCTACGCGCTCGACGGTTTTGAGCGCGATGCCAGCCTGAAACTGGCTGCCGAGGTGTTCGAGCAGGGGAAGGAAGGCATCATGATCACAGACATCCAGGGGAAGATCGTCCGGGTCAACCGCGCCTTCTGCGAAATCAGCGGCTACGACGAGAGCGAGGCCCTGGGGCAGGGCGCAAATCTGTTGTCTTCCGGACGCCAGGGCAAGGAGTTTTATCGGGAAATGTGGCATTCGATCGACGCCACTGGCCACTGGCAGGGAGAAATCTGGAATCGGCGCAAGGACGGCCATGTCTATCCCGAGTGGCTGAGCATCAGCCGCGTCCTCGGCCAGGAAGGCAAGCCAAGTCATTACGTCGGCATTTTCAGCGACATCACCCAACACAAGGAGACGGACGCCCGCATTCAGCGCCTGGCGCATTTCGATGCCCTGACCGGACTGCCCAATCGGGCGCTGCTGCATGACCGCGCCCGCCACGCGATCAGCATGGCCCAGCGCAGTCATGAACAACTGTCGGTGCTGTTCGTGGACCTGGACCACTTCAAGAACATCAATGACACCCTGGGGCACCGCATCGGCGACGAATTGCTGATCGAGGTCGGTCAGCGCATGAAGGCCATGGTGCGCGAGGAAGACACCGTATCGCGCCAGGGCGGCGACGAATTCATCGTGGTACTGCCCGGCACCGATGCCGATGGCGCGGCTCATGTGGCCAGAAAACTGATCGCGGCGGTGACGGTAGCCTTCAAGGTCGAACAGTACGAGCTCATCGTCACCCCCTCGATCGGCATCGCCATGTATCCCAGCAACGGCGAGAATTTCGAGGCCCTGTCCCAGTGCGCCGATACCGCCATGTATCGAGCCAAGCAGGAAGGCCGCAACACCTTCCGTTTCTTCACACCGGAGATGCAGGAGCATTCCGCACGCAACCTGCAACTTGAAGGCGCGCTGCGCCACGCCCTGGAGCGCAAGGAGCTGACCCTGCATTACCAGCCGCAAGTTTCCCTGTCGAACGGCCGCATCGTCGGCGCCGAGGCCTTGCTGCGCTGGCAACACCCCGAACTTGGTTCGGTAGCGCCCGCCGAATTCATCCCGATCGCCGAGGATAGCGGCCTGATCCTGCCCATCGGCGAATGGGTGCTGCGTACCGCAGTACAGCAGATGAAAACCTGGCTCGATACCGGTATGGAGCCCATGGTCATGGCGGTCAACCTCTCGGCGGTTCAATTCGGTCATGCCCACCTGCCGGATCTGGTAGCGCAGATCCTCGCCGAGGAAGGCCTGGCGCCTCAGCATCTGGAACTGGAACTCACCGAGGGGGTGGCCATGGACGACCCTCTCGCCGCCATCGCCGTAATGGATGACCTGCATGGACGGGGCATCCGTGTGTCCATCGACGATTTCGGCACCGGCTACTCGTCCCTGAGTTACCTCAAGCGTTTCCAGGTCTATAAACTCAAGATCGACCAGTCCTTCGTGCGCGACATCACCACGGACCCGGAGGACAGAGCTATCGTCAGCGCCATCATCAGTCTGGCCAACAGCCTGGGTCTGCGCACCATCGCCGAGGGAGTGGAGAGCGAAGATCAACTGACTTTCCTGCGCGAGTATGGTTGCCAGGAGGTGCAGGGCTATTACTTCAGCAAGCCGCTGTCGCCCGAGGCATTTGCCGCATTCTCGCGCAGGCTGCCCTAGAGTCTGGCAGGAGTCGCCTCACCAAGCATGGCTATCCGGCCTCGTTCCGATGTTCGTAAATGCAGACCCGGTTACGACCGGTGTTCTTGGCTCTATAAAGCGCCTGATCGGCCTGATTGAGCAGGGTGTCGATATTGGAGCTAATGCCAGCCAGTGTGGTTACGCCAATGGAAATCGTGATGCGAAGCGGCAACCCCTGATCCAGAACCACCTCGACATCGGCGACAGACTTACGCAAGCGCTCGGCAACCTCCAGCGCGTGTTCGCTGTCTGTTTGCGGCAACAGGACCGCGAACTCCTCACCACCGACACGGCCTATCGTGTCCAGCTCCCGTAAGATTTTCCGGCTCACTTCCGCGAACCTCTGCAAGATCACATCTCCGGTTTTATGGCCGTAGGTGTCATTGATTACCTTGAAATGATCGATATCCATCATGAACACGGAAAGACCACCGCCGTACCTGAGGGTACGCAAGACTTCCTGTTCTGCCAACACCATGAAATAGCGACGATTGGCAAGGCCGGTCAGGAAATCGGTTTGAGCAAGGTGCTGGAGCTCCTGCTCGGCCTGCTTGTGGGCCGTCACATCCCGGGTGACACCGAGCAGGCCAACGATCTTGCCATCGATGTCACGCATGGGCGCCGCATGGGTTTCCAGCCAGCGATGACCTCCCTTAAGGCCAGTGATCTCGAATTCCAGGGTTCCCGACTCCCCCCGGCTGACCCTTTCGCCCAGGTCGACAAAAGCTTGCTGATAGGGAGGAGTCACGAGTTCCACCACCCGGTGACCGATGACCTGGGACTCGGAATCCGCCTCGATCATGTCCAGACCGGCGCGATTCATCTGCAGCAAGGTACCGTCAGCCGCCAGTACCTTCACGCATTCGGGTTCAGCCTCGATGATTGTCTTCAGCTTCCATTCGCTTTCCCTCAGGGCGATTTCGGTTCGCTTGAGTTCCGAAATGTCCGAAACCAGAACAAAAAAGCCCCGCACCCAGTTGCCTTGCAGGTCCGGAATGTACTGAGCCCAAGTGTAGCCGACACTGCCATCAGCCTTGGTGAGGGTACGCTCGAAGCGCTGGGGCTCGCCCCGCAGAACGGCCTGGATGAAGGGCTCGTTCTGGCGGAACAGTTCCTCGCCCATCATGTCCTGAATGCGAATACCGCGCATTTGCTCCGGCGTCTTGCCAAACCATTCGAAATAGGCCTTGTTGGCGAAACCGCAGCGTAATTCTCGGTTCCAGTAGGCCACCATGCCGGGAATGTTGTCGGTCAGGGTTTTCATGAAGCGTTCGCTGGCTTCCAGAGCCTCAGCGGCCTTGGCCTCTCTCCAGCGGAATTCCCGTTGCCGGCGCTGATAGACATACAGTCCCAAGGTGGAACCCAGGACTATGAGACCCAGGAGCCCGACCTGTATCTGAGCGTCGCGGTGCCAGGCAGCATAGATGGTATCCAGATCGCGTCCGACGGCAATGACCAGAGGTTTGTCTTGGCGCAGGCTGGCCGGTTGAATGGAGCGCAGGGCCATCATGCGTTTCTCGCCGGTGGCATAGACGATGCCTGTCAGAACGCTGGCTTCCTTGCCGCTATCACGGTGGCGAGTAAAGAACGAGCCCGGTTGCGCCAGATTCTTGCCGGACTGTCCCGTCCTATCGGGCACCATCAAGAGCTGAATACCGTCACCATGGGCGATGGCAGTCCACATATCCGGCGCATACAGCACCGAGGTCATCAGCGTCTTGAAGTATTCCGGGTCCAGTGTCGCGGAAATGATGCCGGCAAACTCGCCCTGGGGCCCCGGAATGACACGTACGATGTTGATGCCATAAATTCCGAGGCTGGTCATGAATGGCGCGGAGACGAATAGCACTTCGGGATCGGGATTCCCGCGGGGAATTCGGAAATAGTCGCGGTATGCGAAATTCTTGCCCACCAGTTCCGGTCTGCTCGATGCCGATACCGTGCCGCTGCCGTCAATCAACAAGAAGGTGCGGATGCCAGGCATCGCGTCGGTAAGCATCTTGAGCCGGTCGTTCAGGTCCTTGCTAGCCTCGTGTCGCAAAAGGTCCTTGCGCAAAGACGTCAATACCCGATTGACCGCGGCCAGATTCTGCTCGACGTTCTCCTGGATCACTCGCGACTGGATCAGCAGCCGCCCCTGTTCGCGGCTTTCGACACGATCTCGTTCTATGTAGAGATTGAAACTGGTCGCTCCGCCCAATGCCAGCAATGCAGCCCCGAGCATCAGCCAGTAGGCGGCAAAGGAATTGCGCTTCAAGTGATTCAGCATTGGCATGTCACGGTTCCAGGAGCCAACGAAGTACCTGTCGGGACAAATGATAGCCCCTCACCTCGGCAAGGCATCAGTCTACGCACGGAGTCGGCACGCTATCGGGAGTTTAGCGGCGGCCTCACCCTGCGCTCCTTCGGAAACGGGTAGTACCCGTTCCGGCTTCGGCAGCCTGCCACACTACACCTCGACCCGGTTTCGCCCTCGTTGCTTGGCCCGGTAAAGGGCTGCGTCGGCCTCC from the Denitratisoma oestradiolicum genome contains:
- a CDS encoding YgiQ family radical SAM protein; the encoded protein is MNAPALSATPKPLTAYRPHWARRFGIAPFLPMSRAEMEQLGWDACDIILVTGDAYIDHPSFGMALVGRLLEAQGFRVGIISQPDWHAAEDFRRLGKPNLFFGITAGNMDSMVNRYTADRKLRSDDAYTANAEPNKRPDRAVIVYAQRAREAFPEAAIVIGSIEASLRRIAHYDYWSDKVRRSILPDSKADLLLFGNAERALVELAHRLARSEAIETIRDLRGSAFMVPRGWKPDPEWEEVDSTTVDSPGRVDKHPDPYVMDPVQTVPAGGDSIQPIRLMSAAERVAVRKAARSHQVVRLPSYDRVAEDPVRYAHASRTFHLESNPGNARALVQGHGDRDLWLNPPPIPLTTAEMDHVYGLPYARRPHPAYGEAKIPAWEMIRFSINIMRGCFGGCTFCSITEHEGRIIQSRSEESILHEIEEIRDKTPGFTGVISDLGGPTANMYRMACKDKKIEENCRRLSCVYPGICENLGTDHGPLIQLYRKARHLPGVKKILIGSGLRYDLAVRSPEYVKELVSHHVGGYLKIAPEHTEEGPLSKMMKPGMGAYDRFKQMFEKASREAGKEQYLIPYFIAAHPGTTDQDMLELALWLKRNDFRLDQVQTFLPTPLALASAMWHTGRNPLKKVTRESETVSVVKGERQRRLHKAFLRYHDPANWPLLREALKAMGRADLIGNGKKHLIPGWQPQDKGAPTKHTPRPTTSPKPRSETRRRVMGR
- a CDS encoding EAL domain-containing protein encodes the protein MLQGRLEIAKGLLFVAATSMLVYFLARRLGAPAAAPDIRTFTSTRPPLAAAIGVFLIAALSSGILVRQSEQQRQMQHRARIANMAGDQAHAIQRNIEHALSATHALAALVRQGQGQIPDFERTASEMLKFYPGAASLQLAPNGIIRHIVPLAGNEQAIGHNLLQDPARNKEASLARDTGELTLAGPFELVQGGLGAVGRLPVYLDIPKPGFWGFTTVLIRFPQVLDDVRLAQMTEQGYAYALWRIHPDSGERQIIAASGSAPLADPVDQSVDLPNGRWTLSVAPLKGWHDPYGVAFKSALGLLFSLLLGYLAKLLVELRMYRQNLETLIEQRTLQLSTSEQRFRDMSDAAGAYLWEIDTNMVYTYVSDQSAHVKGYTPEQLLGHTPMEFMPPEDIQSVGEIVNRAIVNKSFFRLQHRDITPSGEIWWEEVYGSVYCDEQGKVIGLRGTGMSINARKQAEEELCRSERRFRDVAEISADWIWEVDAEGRYTYVSEGVTSLLGYAPQEVLGRMPFDFMAPDEAQAIGAAFAEIAAAKSPFSDLENIVLSKDGTPNITLTSGVPILDSAGGLLGYRGIDRDISARRTAEQRVWRLTNLYAALSECNQAIVRCNSEMALLPEICQDVVRFGGMKMAWIGILNAETREIRPVASFGAGLDYLKDINITTDASAPHGHGPVGTAIRENRPVWNQDFLGDPLATPWHKRAEQFGWGSVAALPLHRNGKVVGSFNLYAGETNAFDEDARKLLEEMAADISYALDGFERDASLKLAAEVFEQGKEGIMITDIQGKIVRVNRAFCEISGYDESEALGQGANLLSSGRQGKEFYREMWHSIDATGHWQGEIWNRRKDGHVYPEWLSISRVLGQEGKPSHYVGIFSDITQHKETDARIQRLAHFDALTGLPNRALLHDRARHAISMAQRSHEQLSVLFVDLDHFKNINDTLGHRIGDELLIEVGQRMKAMVREEDTVSRQGGDEFIVVLPGTDADGAAHVARKLIAAVTVAFKVEQYELIVTPSIGIAMYPSNGENFEALSQCADTAMYRAKQEGRNTFRFFTPEMQEHSARNLQLEGALRHALERKELTLHYQPQVSLSNGRIVGAEALLRWQHPELGSVAPAEFIPIAEDSGLILPIGEWVLRTAVQQMKTWLDTGMEPMVMAVNLSAVQFGHAHLPDLVAQILAEEGLAPQHLELELTEGVAMDDPLAAIAVMDDLHGRGIRVSIDDFGTGYSSLSYLKRFQVYKLKIDQSFVRDITTDPEDRAIVSAIISLANSLGLRTIAEGVESEDQLTFLREYGCQEVQGYYFSKPLSPEAFAAFSRRLP
- a CDS encoding diguanylate cyclase, with the protein product MPMLNHLKRNSFAAYWLMLGAALLALGGATSFNLYIERDRVESREQGRLLIQSRVIQENVEQNLAAVNRVLTSLRKDLLRHEASKDLNDRLKMLTDAMPGIRTFLLIDGSGTVSASSRPELVGKNFAYRDYFRIPRGNPDPEVLFVSAPFMTSLGIYGINIVRVIPGPQGEFAGIISATLDPEYFKTLMTSVLYAPDMWTAIAHGDGIQLLMVPDRTGQSGKNLAQPGSFFTRHRDSGKEASVLTGIVYATGEKRMMALRSIQPASLRQDKPLVIAVGRDLDTIYAAWHRDAQIQVGLLGLIVLGSTLGLYVYQRRQREFRWREAKAAEALEASERFMKTLTDNIPGMVAYWNRELRCGFANKAYFEWFGKTPEQMRGIRIQDMMGEELFRQNEPFIQAVLRGEPQRFERTLTKADGSVGYTWAQYIPDLQGNWVRGFFVLVSDISELKRTEIALRESEWKLKTIIEAEPECVKVLAADGTLLQMNRAGLDMIEADSESQVIGHRVVELVTPPYQQAFVDLGERVSRGESGTLEFEITGLKGGHRWLETHAAPMRDIDGKIVGLLGVTRDVTAHKQAEQELQHLAQTDFLTGLANRRYFMVLAEQEVLRTLRYGGGLSVFMMDIDHFKVINDTYGHKTGDVILQRFAEVSRKILRELDTIGRVGGEEFAVLLPQTDSEHALEVAERLRKSVADVEVVLDQGLPLRITISIGVTTLAGISSNIDTLLNQADQALYRAKNTGRNRVCIYEHRNEAG